One stretch of Juglans microcarpa x Juglans regia isolate MS1-56 chromosome 3D, Jm3101_v1.0, whole genome shotgun sequence DNA includes these proteins:
- the LOC121256737 gene encoding uncharacterized lipoprotein syc1174_c-like isoform X2, producing MAVHLGRPLPSFAARNPLVPKSQLSTKLCVSCSATNHSVKFKRDYTSVMIVPTGIGAAIGGFAGDALPVARALSSVVDCLITHPNVLNAAMLYWPMPNVLYVEGHALDRFAEGLWALQPVHQNRVGLVLDAGIEEELRIRHLQVADAVRASLGLPVVEYIVTDTPLEVEKWVDPKNGQSTGRIKHPDSLLRAVQTLVSRSGVNAVAVVGRFPDDDDDAEGTDDYRQGMGIDLLAGVEAVISHFVVQEFQIPCAHAPACSPFPLSLSLSPKSAAEELGHTFLPCVLAGLSNAPQYLVKNNDSLEKGCILASDVDSVILPNDACGGDGALAFARIKRNKPLIITVEENETVLNDTPDKLGVEAVQVSNYWEAIGVITAHKAGIDPHSLRTKRINNIPCNFPLLANGNVFSSTMPIT from the exons ATGGCAGTCCATCTCGGCCGTCCTCTCCCCTCCTTCGCCGCCCGAAACCCGTTGGTTCCAAAATCCCAGCTGTCCACCAAACTATGCGTCTCCTGCTCCGCTACGAACCACTCTGTCAAG TTTAAGAGGGACTACACGAGCGTCATGATAGTCCCGACGGGGATAGGAGCCGCAATCGGTGGATTCGCGGGAGACGCTCTGCCCGTAGCTCGCGCTCTCTCCTCCGTCGTCGATTGTCTCATCACTCACCCTAAT GTGCTCAATGCGGCGATGCTGTACTGGCCCATGCCCAATGTTTTGTACGTTGAAGGCCACGCTCTTGACCGGTTTGCCGAAGGATTATGGGCCTTACAGCCTGTTCACCAAAACAGG GTGGGATTGGTTCTTGATGCTGGAATAGAGGAAGAGCTTCGGATACGCCATTTACAAGTGGCTGATGCTGTAAGGGCTTCCCTTGGATTGCCTGTGGTGGAATATATTGTAACTGACACCCCTTTGGAG GTAGAAAAGTGGGTTGATCCAAAGAATGGGCAATCAACAGGGAGGATTAAACACCCTGACTCATTACTGAGAGCTGTACAGACTTTAGTTAGCCGTTCAGGGGTGAATGCCGTTGCAGTTGTTGGACGCTTcccagatgatgatgatgatgctgaaGGCACGGATGACTATCGACAAGGGATG GGAATAGATCTATTGGCAGGTGTGGAGGCTGTTATAAGTCATTTTGTGGTGCAGGAATTCCAAATTCCTTGTGCACATGCTCCTGCATGTTCACCTTTTCCCCTGAGCCTATCACTGTCCCCAAAATCAGCTGCTGAGGAG TTGGGACACACATTCTTGCCATGTGTGCTTGCTGGGCTAAGTAATGCACCACAATACTTGGTCAAGAACAATGATTCCTTGGAGAAGGGTTGCATACTGGCAAGTGATGTTGATAGTGTGATTCTTCCAAATGATGCGTGTGGAGGAGATGGTGCTCTTGCTTTTGCAAGGATCAAGAGGAACaag CCACTTATTATTACTGTGGAGGAAAATGAAACGGTTCTCAATGATACACCAGATAAGCTTGGCGTTGAAGCG GTCCAGGTCTCAAACTACTGGGAAGCCATTGGTGTCATCACAGCTCACAAAGCAGGAATAGACCCACATTCACTCAgaacaaaaagaataaacaacATTCCATGCAATTTTCCCCTGCTTGCCAATGGTAATGTGTTTTCAAGTACTATGCCCATCACCTGA
- the LOC121256737 gene encoding uncharacterized lipoprotein syc1174_c-like isoform X1 yields MAVHLGRPLPSFAARNPLVPKSQLSTKLCVSCSATNHSVKFKRDYTSVMIVPTGIGAAIGGFAGDALPVARALSSVVDCLITHPNVLNAAMLYWPMPNVLYVEGHALDRFAEGLWALQPVHQNRSDMNQVGLNQVGLVLDAGIEEELRIRHLQVADAVRASLGLPVVEYIVTDTPLEVEKWVDPKNGQSTGRIKHPDSLLRAVQTLVSRSGVNAVAVVGRFPDDDDDAEGTDDYRQGMGIDLLAGVEAVISHFVVQEFQIPCAHAPACSPFPLSLSLSPKSAAEELGHTFLPCVLAGLSNAPQYLVKNNDSLEKGCILASDVDSVILPNDACGGDGALAFARIKRNKPLIITVEENETVLNDTPDKLGVEAVQVSNYWEAIGVITAHKAGIDPHSLRTKRINNIPCNFPLLANGNVFSSTMPIT; encoded by the exons ATGGCAGTCCATCTCGGCCGTCCTCTCCCCTCCTTCGCCGCCCGAAACCCGTTGGTTCCAAAATCCCAGCTGTCCACCAAACTATGCGTCTCCTGCTCCGCTACGAACCACTCTGTCAAG TTTAAGAGGGACTACACGAGCGTCATGATAGTCCCGACGGGGATAGGAGCCGCAATCGGTGGATTCGCGGGAGACGCTCTGCCCGTAGCTCGCGCTCTCTCCTCCGTCGTCGATTGTCTCATCACTCACCCTAAT GTGCTCAATGCGGCGATGCTGTACTGGCCCATGCCCAATGTTTTGTACGTTGAAGGCCACGCTCTTGACCGGTTTGCCGAAGGATTATGGGCCTTACAGCCTGTTCACCAAAACAGG AGTGATATGAATCAGGTGGGATTGAATCAGGTGGGATTGGTTCTTGATGCTGGAATAGAGGAAGAGCTTCGGATACGCCATTTACAAGTGGCTGATGCTGTAAGGGCTTCCCTTGGATTGCCTGTGGTGGAATATATTGTAACTGACACCCCTTTGGAG GTAGAAAAGTGGGTTGATCCAAAGAATGGGCAATCAACAGGGAGGATTAAACACCCTGACTCATTACTGAGAGCTGTACAGACTTTAGTTAGCCGTTCAGGGGTGAATGCCGTTGCAGTTGTTGGACGCTTcccagatgatgatgatgatgctgaaGGCACGGATGACTATCGACAAGGGATG GGAATAGATCTATTGGCAGGTGTGGAGGCTGTTATAAGTCATTTTGTGGTGCAGGAATTCCAAATTCCTTGTGCACATGCTCCTGCATGTTCACCTTTTCCCCTGAGCCTATCACTGTCCCCAAAATCAGCTGCTGAGGAG TTGGGACACACATTCTTGCCATGTGTGCTTGCTGGGCTAAGTAATGCACCACAATACTTGGTCAAGAACAATGATTCCTTGGAGAAGGGTTGCATACTGGCAAGTGATGTTGATAGTGTGATTCTTCCAAATGATGCGTGTGGAGGAGATGGTGCTCTTGCTTTTGCAAGGATCAAGAGGAACaag CCACTTATTATTACTGTGGAGGAAAATGAAACGGTTCTCAATGATACACCAGATAAGCTTGGCGTTGAAGCG GTCCAGGTCTCAAACTACTGGGAAGCCATTGGTGTCATCACAGCTCACAAAGCAGGAATAGACCCACATTCACTCAgaacaaaaagaataaacaacATTCCATGCAATTTTCCCCTGCTTGCCAATGGTAATGTGTTTTCAAGTACTATGCCCATCACCTGA
- the LOC121254008 gene encoding transcription factor MYB8-like produces MRKPCCDKQDTKKGAWSKQEDQKLIDYIRKHGEGCWRTLPLAAGLLRCGKSCRLRWINYLRPDLKRGNFAEDEEDLIIKLHALLGNRWSLIAGRLPGRTDNEVKNYWNSHLRRKLINMGIDPNNHRLSQNLPRPQNPISISSDAKLSGLKSCVAEPPVMKSQGFDINNNIYDQVSDVGSCLLEDDNSCSLPDLNLDLTNNIPFTPVLVDHDVEERQKHNHESNASEPDQVDLHFSPSPTLLLFR; encoded by the exons ATGAGGAAGCCTTGCTGTGATAAGCAAGACACAAAGAAAGGAGCCTGGTCCAAGCAAGAAGACCAGAAGCTCATAGATTACATTCGAAAACATGGTGAAGGATGCTGGCGTACCCTCCCTCTGGCTGCAG GCCTCCTTCGCTGCGGTAAAAGTTGCAGGCTGAGATGGATAAACTATCTACGGCCAGACCTTAAAAGAGGCAACTTCGCTGAAGATGAAGAGGATCTTATCATCAAGCTTCATGCACTCCTAGGCAACCG GTGGTCGCTTATAGCTGGAAGATTGCCAGGACGTACAGACAATGAAGTAAAGAACTACTGGAACTCTCATCTAAGAAGAAAGCTGATAAACATGGGAATTGATCCAAACAATCATCGCTTGAGCCAAAATCTCCCTCGTCCTCAAAACCCAATCAGTATATCTTCTGATGCAAAATTATCTGGTTTGAAATCATGTGTTGCTGAGCCACCTGTCATGAAATCCCAAGGCTTCgacatcaataataatatttatgatcaAGTATCCGACGTTGGAAGTTGCTTGTTGGAGGATGATAATTCATGTAGCTTGCCGGATTTAAACCTTGATTTGACAAACAACATTCCTTTTACTCCAGTACTTGTTGATCATGATGTCGAAGAGAGACAAAAACATAATCATGAGTCTAATGCATCAGAGCCAGATCAAGTAGATCTTCACTTCAGTCCTTCTCCTACGCTTCTTTTATTTCGATAA